The Fibrobacter sp. UBA4297 genome includes a window with the following:
- a CDS encoding response regulator, with amino-acid sequence MSTILIIDDDAQLNLMLKSALELKGYTVDTACNGKKAKSLYQKNTYDVIITDIIMPEGDGFEVVLDLRRMGMSDRTIAISGGGRTSAEDYLATAQHFDVAAIFSKPLDLQLLRNKVDEIIKAHS; translated from the coding sequence ATGTCTACAATACTCATCATTGACGATGACGCTCAACTCAACCTCATGTTGAAGTCAGCACTGGAATTGAAAGGTTACACTGTCGATACTGCATGCAACGGTAAGAAGGCTAAGTCGCTTTACCAGAAAAATACGTACGATGTGATTATCACCGATATCATCATGCCGGAAGGCGATGGATTTGAAGTTGTCCTTGACCTCCGCCGTATGGGCATGAGCGACCGCACAATCGCGATTAGCGGTGGTGGCCGTACATCTGCCGAAGACTACCTTGCTACGGCACAGCATTTCGATGTAGCCGCAATTTTCAGCAAGCCGCTGGACCTCCAGTTGCTCCGCAACAAGGTTGACGAGATCATCAAAGCACATTCGTAA
- a CDS encoding sigma-54 dependent transcriptional regulator, whose amino-acid sequence MMNILIADFDRKFVEELQRNWSVAGTNLLVCSDDKTLMPLIKKTSIDLAFIEVPFLMLDNMDLISYLKERQPGIEIFVLCDDRNWQGAASAITRGASSFLKKPVTLSLLESTASKIQAQQQNKSNTQLMESQVLDSLLGDTPEMRKILKTVYKVAPTNSTLLITGESGSGKEFLANVVHRYSKRANEPFVPVNCGAIPENLVESELFGSKKGSYTGSTSDKKGLFESANGGTLFLDEVGELSLATQVKLLRFLQSHEIRRVGETDARYLDIRIIAATNRNLQQAMHEGRFREDLYYRLNTFHLQLPPLRDRKPVIPNLIRYFILKNKESQGKEINDIEPAALYALTKYPYPGNIRELENIMEHAIVLSEGGVIKLEDLPEYVQVEAREKTVAIPHIKDAASLKESASEPVFDNAEDAEENEKSAENPLGKPIHFEPISGKTDRAGLLTHNPTKFITHNPAPEEEEILSLDEMERRHILHALSICKGNKTEVCKKLGISRATLWRKLKELKIEMDGGEE is encoded by the coding sequence ATGATGAATATCCTGATCGCTGATTTTGATCGGAAATTTGTCGAGGAGCTACAGCGGAACTGGTCTGTTGCCGGAACGAACCTCCTGGTCTGCTCCGACGATAAGACTCTGATGCCGCTAATAAAAAAGACGTCGATAGACCTTGCGTTTATCGAGGTTCCTTTTTTGATGCTCGACAACATGGATTTGATCAGCTATTTGAAGGAACGCCAGCCTGGCATTGAAATCTTCGTGTTGTGCGACGACCGCAACTGGCAGGGAGCCGCTAGCGCTATTACCCGTGGCGCAAGCAGTTTCTTGAAAAAGCCGGTCACGCTTTCACTCTTGGAGAGCACGGCAAGTAAAATCCAGGCGCAGCAACAAAACAAGTCCAACACGCAACTTATGGAATCTCAGGTGTTGGACAGCCTCCTCGGCGACACGCCCGAGATGCGCAAAATTCTTAAAACAGTTTATAAGGTCGCACCGACCAACAGCACCTTGCTTATAACCGGCGAGTCTGGTTCAGGCAAGGAATTTTTGGCAAACGTCGTCCACCGCTACAGCAAGCGCGCGAACGAACCGTTTGTGCCGGTCAACTGTGGCGCCATTCCAGAAAACCTTGTAGAAAGCGAACTCTTCGGTAGCAAGAAGGGATCGTACACTGGTTCTACCTCCGACAAGAAGGGCTTGTTCGAATCCGCCAATGGCGGTACGCTTTTTCTGGACGAAGTCGGTGAACTATCGCTTGCAACACAAGTCAAGCTTTTACGTTTTCTGCAAAGTCACGAAATCAGGCGCGTGGGTGAAACGGACGCCCGTTATCTCGACATCCGCATTATTGCAGCGACCAACCGCAATTTGCAACAAGCAATGCATGAAGGACGATTCCGTGAAGACCTTTATTACCGTTTAAACACGTTCCACTTGCAGCTTCCACCGCTCCGCGACAGGAAGCCCGTCATCCCGAACTTAATTCGTTACTTTATCTTAAAGAACAAGGAATCGCAGGGCAAAGAAATCAACGACATTGAACCCGCGGCTCTTTACGCTTTGACAAAGTACCCCTACCCTGGCAACATTCGCGAGCTCGAAAATATCATGGAGCATGCGATTGTGCTTTCGGAAGGCGGAGTCATCAAGCTCGAAGACTTGCCCGAATACGTGCAAGTGGAAGCACGCGAAAAGACGGTTGCGATTCCGCATATCAAGGACGCAGCTAGTCTTAAAGAAAGCGCTAGCGAGCCTGTTTTTGACAACGCCGAAGATGCGGAAGAGAATGAAAAGTCTGCCGAAAATCCGCTCGGAAAGCCGATTCATTTTGAACCGATTTCAGGCAAGACGGATAGAGCAGGGCTTTTGACGCACAACCCGACGAAGTTCATCACGCATAATCCTGCGCCCGAAGAAGAAGAAATTCTTTCGCTCGACGAGATGGAACGCAGACACATCTTGCATGCCCTAAGCATTTGCAAAGGCAACAAGACTGAAGTCTGCAAAAAGCTCGGCATTAGCCGTGCCACACTTTGGCGCAAGCTCAAAGAGCTCAAAATCGAAATGGACGGTGGTGAGGAGTGA
- a CDS encoding class I SAM-dependent rRNA methyltransferase yields MAFDLKNKLSIALEKRAPLFDVTDAFRVVNGAADGFPGLTIDKFGDRYQMQFFGPELLTSKTEIVEALAALFNPICVVSKERLSSSGRSLENAPMDVVIGSREDAVGTVREGNANFHVDLLDTINPGLFLDMRHVRLEVEERFRAMSGASPSHLADSANLENVVRSGLRFLNLFSYTCSFSVHARLGGAAVATNADISGKILDKGRENYALNGLDLRFGEFFRGNAIEYVHWAQKKGHRFDGIVLDPPSFARFKGFNFNVREHLMPLVADCATLLNPGGFFMVSSNYSEFNLNAFARDVLVAVSSVHPNAKTSWKKSQDVDFVGSGSTKDSCLVATLVEV; encoded by the coding sequence ATGGCTTTTGATTTAAAAAACAAGTTATCGATTGCGCTCGAAAAGCGCGCTCCGTTATTTGATGTAACGGATGCATTCCGTGTTGTGAATGGCGCTGCTGACGGTTTCCCGGGACTTACGATAGACAAGTTTGGCGACCGTTACCAGATGCAGTTTTTTGGACCGGAGCTTTTGACGAGCAAAACTGAAATTGTCGAGGCTTTGGCCGCTCTTTTCAATCCTATTTGCGTTGTCTCAAAGGAACGCCTTTCGAGTTCTGGACGTTCGCTCGAGAATGCTCCGATGGATGTCGTGATTGGCTCGCGTGAAGATGCCGTGGGAACCGTCCGTGAAGGTAATGCCAATTTTCATGTGGATTTGCTTGATACGATTAATCCGGGACTTTTTCTTGACATGCGCCATGTGCGCCTTGAAGTCGAAGAACGCTTCCGCGCCATGTCCGGCGCATCTCCGTCGCATCTCGCTGACTCGGCGAATCTTGAAAACGTCGTGCGTTCTGGGCTCCGCTTCCTCAATCTTTTCAGCTATACGTGCAGTTTTTCCGTACATGCCCGTCTAGGCGGTGCCGCGGTCGCTACAAACGCTGATATCAGCGGCAAGATTCTTGACAAGGGCCGTGAAAATTACGCCTTAAACGGCCTTGATTTGCGTTTTGGAGAGTTCTTCCGTGGTAATGCCATCGAATATGTGCATTGGGCTCAAAAGAAAGGGCATCGTTTTGACGGTATCGTGCTAGACCCGCCGAGCTTTGCGCGTTTCAAGGGCTTTAACTTTAACGTGCGCGAACACTTGATGCCGCTCGTTGCTGACTGTGCAACGCTTTTAAATCCCGGCGGATTCTTCATGGTGAGTTCCAACTACAGTGAATTCAACTTGAATGCTTTTGCCCGCGATGTGCTCGTTGCCGTTTCTTCCGTGCATCCGAATGCAAAAACGTCTTGGAAAAAATCCCAAGACGTAGACTTTGTCGGTAGCGGTTCTACAAAAGATTCTTGCTTAGTCGCTACTCTTGTAGAGGTGTGA
- the nrdR gene encoding transcriptional regulator NrdR yields the protein MICPFCKNDNDKVVDSRVSGSSIRRRRECCACGRRFTTREYIEVQPLTVIKRSGEREPFQREKLQRGIMNSCKKRPVSMDDIEQLVTRVENSLQMSEGFEVSYDQIGNLVMQELKKLDAVAYVRFASIYREFKEVGEFVDQIKTLDK from the coding sequence ATGATTTGCCCTTTTTGCAAGAATGATAACGATAAGGTTGTCGATAGCCGCGTGAGTGGCTCGTCGATTCGTCGTCGTCGTGAATGTTGTGCTTGTGGCCGTCGCTTTACGACCCGAGAATATATCGAAGTTCAGCCGTTGACCGTTATCAAGCGCAGTGGCGAACGCGAACCTTTCCAGCGTGAAAAATTGCAACGAGGCATTATGAACTCCTGCAAAAAGCGCCCGGTGTCCATGGACGATATCGAACAGCTTGTGACGCGCGTGGAAAATTCGTTGCAGATGTCGGAAGGCTTTGAAGTAAGCTACGATCAGATAGGGAACCTCGTAATGCAGGAACTCAAAAAGCTTGACGCTGTGGCGTATGTGCGTTTCGCCTCCATCTACCGTGAATTTAAGGAAGTGGGCGAGTTTGTCGACCAAATCAAAACTCTTGATAAATAG
- a CDS encoding transketolase family protein, whose translation MQDSLVTKAADNVRILSAAMVQKAKSGHPGGAMGAADAITLLFAEFLRYDPDDANWMARDRFFMDPGHMSPLLYSELVLTNRLTLEDVKNFRQLGSRTPGHPEVDVALGIENSSGPLGIGHGMALGGAIAERFMVERFGSILEHKTVCLVSDGGLEEEIAYGVGRIAGHLKLSNLIFFYDANQVQLSCKTEDVMDHDFVGQYESWGFRVIECDGSNIAELRKAFKAAWAETEKPVLVYGHTTMAKGAIAEDGKSYEGAVSTHGQPLNAAGASTSATVKNLGGNPDDPFQVFDDVKAGFEARANELRKQVAEWKKAKAAWDKANAEKSATLNEWLSGKGLKIDLSKLNIKEGVATRVTSGTVLGYLAENYHNIICSSADLSNSDNTQAFLDKTGIFRANDFKGAFVQVGVAELTMGAIANGIALHGGLYPICATFFVFSDFMKPAIRMAALMGLPVKYVFTHDSFRVGEDGPTHQPIEHETQIRLLESLTKASGKAEMLVLRPADAYETLAAWEMAFENNDSPTALILTRQVVNTLPGENRYEAAKACRKGAYIVSDNTAAGKKPDLTLVANGSDVLLEHQAAELLRDEGKSVRVVSMISPALFLKQPKSYRDSIIVPWTPVFAKSSGLPLLFAQVVGGFGKVSGLERFGASAPAGVLEKEFGYVPEAVAAAAKEYLAEFAKNVEDFKKANA comes from the coding sequence GTGCAAGATTCATTAGTTACAAAAGCAGCTGACAACGTCCGTATCCTTTCTGCCGCGATGGTGCAGAAGGCCAAGTCCGGACATCCGGGTGGAGCCATGGGCGCCGCAGACGCCATTACGCTTTTGTTTGCTGAATTCTTGCGTTACGATCCGGACGATGCCAACTGGATGGCTCGCGACCGCTTCTTCATGGACCCGGGCCACATGAGCCCGCTCCTCTACTCCGAACTCGTGCTCACGAACCGCCTCACGCTCGAAGACGTGAAAAACTTCCGCCAGCTTGGCAGCCGCACTCCGGGCCATCCGGAAGTTGATGTTGCCCTCGGTATTGAAAACTCCTCAGGCCCGCTTGGTATCGGTCACGGCATGGCTCTCGGTGGCGCTATCGCCGAACGCTTCATGGTCGAACGTTTTGGCTCTATCCTCGAACACAAGACCGTCTGCCTCGTTTCTGATGGCGGTCTCGAAGAAGAAATCGCATACGGCGTGGGCCGCATTGCAGGTCACCTCAAGCTTTCGAACCTCATTTTCTTCTACGACGCTAACCAGGTCCAGCTCAGCTGCAAGACTGAAGACGTGATGGACCACGACTTCGTTGGTCAGTACGAATCCTGGGGCTTCCGCGTCATCGAATGTGACGGTTCCAACATTGCAGAACTCCGCAAGGCATTCAAGGCCGCTTGGGCTGAAACCGAAAAGCCGGTGCTTGTCTATGGCCACACCACGATGGCCAAGGGCGCTATCGCCGAAGACGGCAAGAGCTACGAAGGCGCTGTCTCTACGCACGGTCAGCCGCTCAATGCCGCAGGTGCTTCTACTTCTGCTACGGTCAAGAATCTCGGTGGCAATCCGGACGATCCGTTCCAGGTCTTTGACGACGTGAAGGCCGGCTTTGAAGCCCGCGCTAACGAACTTCGCAAGCAGGTCGCCGAATGGAAGAAGGCTAAGGCCGCTTGGGACAAGGCTAACGCCGAAAAGTCCGCAACCCTCAACGAATGGCTCTCGGGCAAGGGTCTCAAGATTGACCTCTCTAAACTCAACATCAAGGAAGGTGTTGCAACTCGCGTCACTAGCGGTACGGTTCTTGGCTACCTCGCCGAAAATTATCACAACATCATCTGCAGCTCTGCAGACCTTTCGAACTCCGACAACACGCAGGCATTCCTCGATAAGACGGGCATCTTCCGCGCTAACGACTTCAAGGGTGCTTTTGTCCAGGTTGGCGTTGCAGAACTCACGATGGGCGCTATTGCAAATGGTATCGCTCTCCACGGCGGTCTCTATCCGATTTGCGCTACGTTCTTTGTCTTCAGTGACTTCATGAAGCCGGCTATTCGTATGGCCGCTCTCATGGGCCTCCCGGTCAAGTACGTGTTTACGCACGATAGCTTCCGCGTTGGCGAAGACGGCCCGACGCACCAGCCGATTGAGCACGAAACGCAGATTCGTTTGCTCGAAAGCCTCACGAAGGCTAGCGGCAAGGCCGAAATGCTCGTGCTCCGCCCGGCAGACGCCTACGAAACGCTCGCTGCATGGGAAATGGCTTTTGAAAACAACGACAGCCCGACAGCTCTCATCCTCACTCGCCAGGTCGTGAATACGCTCCCGGGTGAAAATCGCTACGAAGCTGCCAAGGCTTGCCGCAAGGGTGCTTACATTGTTAGCGACAACACCGCCGCTGGCAAGAAGCCGGATCTTACTTTGGTTGCAAACGGCAGTGACGTTCTCCTCGAACACCAGGCTGCTGAACTCCTCCGCGACGAAGGCAAGTCTGTGCGCGTGGTTTCCATGATTAGCCCGGCTCTCTTCCTCAAGCAGCCGAAATCCTACCGCGATAGCATCATCGTTCCGTGGACTCCGGTGTTTGCAAAGTCCAGCGGTCTTCCGCTCTTGTTCGCCCAGGTCGTGGGTGGCTTCGGTAAGGTCTCCGGTCTCGAACGCTTCGGTGCATCTGCTCCTGCTGGCGTCCTCGAAAAGGAATTCGGTTACGTTCCGGAAGCTGTTGCCGCAGCCGCTAAGGAATACCTCGCTGAATTCGCTAAGAACGTCGAAGACTTCAAGAAAGCAAACGCTTAA
- a CDS encoding NPCBM/NEW2 domain-containing protein, which translates to MNIKDAILRLFKNLAHPAGILGTIVAIAIPFLIYLAPNIKHRETIRQMDLSWPLPLFGIQFILGIILFCFLSKDFREWIKGILPTKSVSIMTLVFTVAVSIFAFTQIEARHRVQSDESVFMSVAQNMYYNHESGTCNQGEFDKGTLKCKATSNSFKTKGLSFLYYLGMPLFGSDLRWIFTAEFVMLPLSFLLMFLAIVAWTRQPLLAFLASLLMALQPTVLFQFRAMSVEPLYIFLSALALFVFKWAYDRNTVMHWMLLALILAFFAQTRQETIFCVFAFVIFALPRLLDKKDEKAPVFFVTLSLFSIPVLLTISYFQGFGFQGGEFEAHGHFFEDLAKNWDVMTAKLDKNGNLTNPFLSYFNYLFAIGGIYLIFRAINDARKSDFTYLKILGFLLLYHVQTYVILENVSGDFSIEINQRYSLVMLPSMAFVAALPITHMVQYFTTPTSSKKQNGMGAILGILIVALAFTGWTFHYKKNFNDNIMYNRNHLTIEEYEILGWLKELPQADRFFIYGRPWHFVGYGISSIHYDNARRMSNSEMKELIEKYKGEVYYIRGLDCWDSHTYHKKAVEHRIATTCDVFEREMDLTGVKNILITNNYWVQIAKFNGRKNYNPEKIIKVNKPEFVPADSAAAKPAMLKVHYELKEQGQAATKWKFAFLINDKIIEQGDYKFGSYDQEVDLASLQAGFNQVRFLVQDLATKSKLADVSKFYFEKGNGAIALTDYPIESHKQEWGKMHKNESIEGNKLSVNGQKFINGIGTHASSTTLFDIGQKFTTVRFSVGLDDESLCSDGVAVEVIGDGKSLAKTPFFKNSELLKVEANIAGVQKLTIKTFPKEGINCSHVDIINPVFIP; encoded by the coding sequence ATGAATATTAAAGACGCTATCTTGAGATTATTCAAGAACTTAGCTCACCCCGCAGGCATTTTAGGCACCATCGTTGCCATAGCCATCCCCTTCCTTATTTACCTCGCCCCGAACATCAAACACAGGGAAACCATCCGGCAGATGGATTTGAGCTGGCCACTCCCGCTTTTTGGGATCCAGTTCATTCTCGGGATCATCCTCTTCTGTTTTTTGAGCAAGGATTTTAGGGAATGGATCAAGGGCATTCTCCCCACAAAGTCCGTAAGCATCATGACGCTCGTGTTCACCGTCGCCGTTTCGATTTTCGCCTTCACGCAAATCGAGGCCCGCCACCGCGTCCAAAGTGACGAAAGCGTCTTTATGTCCGTCGCCCAAAACATGTACTACAACCACGAATCCGGCACCTGCAACCAGGGCGAATTCGACAAAGGCACCCTCAAATGCAAGGCCACGTCAAATAGTTTCAAGACCAAGGGGTTATCCTTCCTTTACTACCTCGGCATGCCATTGTTCGGCAGCGATCTCCGCTGGATTTTCACGGCCGAATTCGTGATGCTCCCGCTTTCATTCCTACTCATGTTCCTTGCAATTGTCGCCTGGACCAGACAACCCCTCCTTGCCTTCCTCGCCTCGCTACTCATGGCACTCCAACCGACGGTACTTTTCCAGTTCCGCGCCATGTCCGTTGAACCGCTCTATATATTCCTCTCGGCTTTAGCTCTGTTCGTGTTTAAGTGGGCTTACGATAGGAACACGGTCATGCACTGGATGCTCCTCGCCCTCATCCTAGCATTCTTCGCCCAGACCCGCCAAGAAACAATCTTCTGCGTCTTTGCGTTCGTCATCTTTGCTCTCCCAAGACTCCTTGACAAAAAAGACGAGAAAGCCCCTGTTTTCTTCGTGACGCTTTCTCTCTTCTCTATACCCGTGCTCCTCACAATCAGCTACTTCCAGGGATTCGGTTTCCAGGGTGGCGAATTTGAAGCCCACGGTCACTTCTTCGAAGACCTCGCCAAGAACTGGGATGTGATGACTGCAAAGCTCGACAAGAATGGCAATCTCACAAATCCGTTCCTCAGCTACTTTAACTACTTGTTCGCCATCGGTGGCATTTACCTCATTTTCCGTGCCATCAACGATGCCAGAAAAAGCGATTTCACATATCTCAAGATTCTCGGATTTTTACTCCTGTACCATGTTCAAACGTATGTGATTCTCGAAAATGTCTCCGGCGATTTCAGTATCGAAATCAACCAGCGCTATAGCCTCGTGATGTTGCCATCCATGGCATTTGTGGCAGCCCTCCCAATTACGCACATGGTCCAGTACTTTACCACTCCGACCAGCAGTAAAAAACAGAACGGCATGGGCGCAATTCTTGGCATATTGATTGTGGCTCTAGCCTTTACCGGATGGACATTCCACTACAAGAAGAATTTCAATGACAATATCATGTACAACCGCAATCACCTGACCATCGAAGAATATGAAATTCTCGGATGGCTCAAGGAACTGCCACAAGCGGACCGTTTCTTTATTTACGGTCGTCCCTGGCACTTTGTGGGCTACGGCATATCGTCCATTCATTACGACAACGCCCGCAGAATGTCGAACAGCGAAATGAAGGAGTTGATTGAAAAGTACAAAGGCGAAGTCTATTACATCCGCGGACTGGACTGCTGGGATAGCCACACGTACCACAAGAAAGCCGTGGAACACCGTATCGCCACGACCTGCGATGTTTTTGAACGCGAAATGGATTTGACAGGCGTCAAGAACATTTTGATTACGAACAACTACTGGGTCCAGATAGCGAAGTTCAACGGCCGCAAGAACTACAATCCAGAGAAAATTATCAAGGTGAACAAACCGGAATTTGTTCCCGCCGACTCCGCAGCAGCAAAGCCCGCTATGCTCAAAGTTCATTACGAGCTCAAGGAACAAGGACAAGCCGCCACCAAATGGAAATTTGCATTCCTTATCAACGACAAAATAATTGAACAAGGCGACTACAAATTCGGATCTTACGACCAGGAAGTGGACCTCGCCAGTTTACAGGCCGGCTTCAACCAGGTGAGATTCCTGGTGCAAGATCTAGCGACCAAAAGCAAGCTCGCCGATGTTTCCAAGTTCTACTTCGAAAAGGGAAACGGCGCCATAGCCCTCACGGACTACCCCATTGAAAGCCACAAGCAAGAATGGGGTAAAATGCACAAGAACGAAAGCATTGAAGGAAACAAGCTCAGCGTTAATGGTCAAAAATTTATAAACGGCATTGGCACGCACGCATCTTCTACAACGTTATTCGACATCGGACAAAAGTTTACCACGGTTAGGTTTTCCGTTGGGCTTGACGATGAATCGCTTTGCAGCGATGGCGTTGCAGTAGAAGTTATCGGTGATGGCAAGTCGCTTGCAAAGACGCCGTTCTTTAAGAACAGCGAATTGCTCAAAGTCGAGGCAAACATCGCTGGTGTCCAAAAGCTTACTATCAAGACATTCCCCAAAGAAGGCATCAACTGTAGCCACGTAGACATCATCAACCCGGTATTTATACCATAG
- a CDS encoding glycosyltransferase family 2 protein has translation MLLSVIIPVFNEEEIVAETYRVLEEELKDIEHELIFVNDGSKDRTREIVEGLLPGNPNNKIINFSRNFGHQAAFSAGLDHCKGDAVVIIDGDLQDPPSLIHEMLEKWREGYQVVYAQRNKRKGETLFKRFTAFCFYRIIGKLTSIDIPPDTGDFRLMDRCVVDQLKNLPERSRFLRGLVCWVGFKKIGVKYDRAERTAGTSKYPLKKMLRLAFDGITGFSSAPLKISFYMGFIATIVGFVLLVWSILEKFLSPATTVPGWASLMTAIVFFAGVQLLTIGILGEYIGRIYDEVKQRPLYIEDKK, from the coding sequence ATGCTTTTATCCGTAATTATACCTGTTTTTAACGAAGAAGAGATCGTTGCCGAAACCTACCGCGTCTTGGAGGAAGAGCTCAAGGATATCGAACACGAACTCATTTTTGTAAACGACGGTTCCAAGGACCGCACCCGCGAAATCGTGGAAGGCCTCCTCCCCGGGAACCCGAATAATAAAATCATCAACTTTAGCCGCAACTTCGGTCACCAGGCTGCATTTAGTGCTGGCCTCGACCATTGCAAAGGCGATGCAGTCGTCATCATCGACGGTGACTTGCAGGACCCGCCGAGCCTTATCCACGAGATGCTCGAAAAGTGGCGCGAAGGCTACCAGGTCGTTTACGCACAGCGCAACAAGCGCAAAGGCGAAACGCTCTTCAAGCGCTTTACGGCTTTCTGCTTCTACCGCATCATCGGCAAGCTCACGAGCATCGACATTCCGCCTGACACCGGCGACTTCAGACTCATGGACCGTTGCGTGGTGGACCAGCTCAAGAACCTTCCGGAACGCAGCCGCTTCTTGCGCGGGCTTGTGTGCTGGGTCGGCTTCAAGAAGATTGGCGTCAAATATGACCGCGCCGAACGCACCGCAGGCACCTCGAAGTATCCGCTCAAGAAAATGTTGCGCCTCGCATTCGACGGAATCACGGGCTTTAGCTCGGCTCCGCTCAAGATCAGCTTCTACATGGGCTTCATTGCTACAATCGTCGGCTTTGTTCTCCTCGTCTGGTCGATTCTCGAAAAGTTCCTCTCCCCTGCGACAACAGTTCCGGGCTGGGCTTCGCTCATGACCGCCATCGTGTTCTTCGCTGGCGTACAGCTTTTGACCATCGGCATTCTCGGCGAATACATCGGCCGAATCTACGACGAAGTCAAGCAGCGCCCGCTGTACATCGAAGACAAGAAATAG
- the gmk gene encoding guanylate kinase, with translation MKNKLFVMSAASGAGKTTLKDLVIKDFPDIKYSISATTRKPREGEIDGVHYFFKTKEEFEQMIKDDALVEYNLVHGNYYGTPKSFVEKTLAEGNRVLFDLDVFGKVNFDKVYPDATGIFILPPSDEELERRLRGRGTDSEDVIQLRLANAKKEIEFAKTKGKYEYTIVNDDLQKAADELRAILSQK, from the coding sequence ATGAAAAACAAGCTTTTCGTTATGAGTGCCGCCAGTGGCGCGGGCAAGACTACCCTCAAGGATCTTGTCATTAAGGATTTCCCGGACATCAAGTATTCCATCTCCGCTACGACGCGCAAGCCGCGCGAAGGCGAAATTGACGGAGTCCACTACTTCTTCAAGACCAAGGAAGAATTCGAGCAGATGATCAAGGACGATGCCCTGGTCGAATACAACCTGGTTCACGGAAACTACTACGGAACGCCCAAGAGTTTTGTCGAGAAGACTCTCGCCGAAGGAAACCGAGTGTTGTTTGACCTCGACGTTTTCGGCAAGGTGAACTTCGACAAGGTCTACCCGGACGCCACGGGCATCTTCATTTTGCCGCCAAGCGACGAAGAACTCGAACGCCGCCTCCGTGGCCGCGGCACTGACAGTGAAGACGTCATCCAGCTCCGCCTTGCAAATGCAAAGAAGGAAATCGAATTTGCAAAGACCAAGGGCAAGTACGAATACACCATCGTGAACGACGACTTGCAGAAAGCCGCCGATGAACTCCGCGCTATTTTGAGCCAGAAGTAA
- a CDS encoding DUF6544 family protein, translated as MKKTFMTILIIIGAIILLLALWFNIPYSPVKTQFQNDVEARLQSVTALTGTLDSASIASLPPLIQKYLETSGYIGSERRTHLTMEYKDVDFGMGVNKPRIKIDYTHVDIADSPDRLAFIDSKMFGIPFQGYDYYMNGKGGMKGVLAKLITLFDQTGQTMDKASLITYLAEAFFLPEALLKDFITFKQIDDHTVEATITNKGVTATGIFHFNNAYEMTSFTTNDRGQIAPDGSIEYTPWEAQCENYKTYSDGIKRPTVFRAVWKNKDRDFVYFDGEISKVNGAKVK; from the coding sequence ATGAAGAAAACTTTCATGACCATCTTGATTATCATCGGCGCCATCATTTTGCTATTGGCGCTTTGGTTCAACATTCCCTATTCGCCCGTCAAGACGCAGTTTCAGAACGATGTTGAAGCAAGGTTGCAAAGCGTCACAGCACTCACCGGAACACTAGATTCCGCGAGTATCGCAAGCCTCCCTCCCCTCATTCAAAAATATCTCGAAACAAGCGGTTACATCGGCAGCGAAAGACGCACGCACTTAACCATGGAATACAAAGATGTCGATTTTGGCATGGGCGTGAATAAGCCGCGAATCAAAATCGATTACACGCATGTGGACATTGCCGATTCGCCCGACAGGCTCGCGTTCATCGACAGCAAAATGTTCGGCATCCCGTTCCAAGGCTACGATTATTACATGAACGGCAAAGGCGGCATGAAGGGTGTCCTCGCGAAACTCATCACGCTATTCGACCAGACCGGCCAAACAATGGACAAGGCAAGTCTCATCACCTATCTCGCCGAAGCATTCTTTTTGCCAGAAGCACTCCTAAAAGATTTCATCACATTCAAGCAAATTGATGACCACACCGTCGAAGCTACAATTACAAACAAAGGCGTAACCGCAACCGGAATTTTCCATTTCAACAACGCTTACGAAATGACCTCGTTTACAACAAATGACCGCGGGCAGATTGCCCCCGACGGAAGCATTGAATACACCCCGTGGGAAGCACAATGCGAAAACTACAAAACCTACTCCGACGGCATCAAACGCCCTACCGTTTTCCGCGCAGTATGGAAAAATAAAGACAGAGACTTCGTCTATTTCGACGGAGAAATCAGCAAAGTGAATGGAGCTAAGGTAAAGTAA